tggtccagaggttttccctgtatatttctgtatatatgtcctggtccagaggttttccctgtatatttctgtatatatgtcctggtccagaggtttgtgtgtgtggctatgtccgtggctgtgcagtgtgtgtgtgtgtggctatgtccgtggctgtgcagtgtgtgtgtgtgtgtgtgtggctatgtccatggctgtgcagtgtgtgtgtggctatgtccatggctgtgcagtgtgtgtgtggctatgtccatggctgtgcagtgtgtgtgtgtgtggctatgtccatggctgtgcagtgtgtgtgtgtggctatgtccatggctgtgcagtgtgtgtgtgtgtgtgtggctatgtccatggctgtgcagtgtgtgtgtggctatgtccatggctgtgcagtgtgtgtgtgtggctatgtccatggctgtgcagtgtgtgtgtgtgtggctatgtccatggctgtgcagtgtgtgtgtgtgtggctatgtccatggctgtgcagtgtgtgtgtgtggctatgtccatggctgtgcagtgtgtgtgtgtgtgtggctatgtccgtggctgtgcagtgtgtgtgtgtggctatgtccatgtctgtgcagtgtgtgtgtgtgtggctatgtccgtggctgtgcagtgtgtgtgtgtggctatgtccatggctgtgcagtgtgtgtgtggctatgtccatggctgtgcagtgtgtgtgtgtggctatgtccatggctgtgcagtgtgtgtgtgtgtggctatgtccatggctgtgcagtgtgtgtgtggctatgtccatggctgtgcagtgtgtgtgtgtggctatgtccatggctgtgcagtgtgtgtgtggctatgtccatggctgtgcagtgtgtgtgtgtgtggctatgtccgtggctgtgcagtgtgtgtgtgtgtgtggctatgtccatggctgtgcagtgtgtgtgtgtgtggctatgtccatggctgtgcagtgtgtgtgtgtgtgtgtggctatgtccatggctgtgcagtgtgtgtgtgcacacgtgttGTTGTCTAGTCTAGTTATTAATGTTTAAAATGTTATTGTGTTTGCCCAGGCCTCTTCCTGGTCAGAGCCAATTaatattaatgtgtgtgtttgtgtatgtgtgtgtgcgtgttctcaGTGTTAACTCCTCCCAGCCCATCCccaccagccaatcagaatggagGTGAACAGTACGGCCACCATCTTGTCCTCTGCCTTCCTGGCCGTGGAATATTTTGATGCTGTTTTACCTGACAACCCTCTTCAGCCTTCACTACAATACGCCTGGAGGTATTATTGCTATACtcttactataccactactatactactaatatactgctactatactatactactcttactataccactactatactactaatatactgctactatactatactactcttactataccactactatactactaatatactgctactatactatactactcttactataccactactatactactaatatactgctactatactatactactcttactataccactactatactactaatatactgctactatactatactactcttactataccactactatactactaatatactgctactatactatactactcttactataccactactatactactaatatactgctactatactatactactcttactataccactactatactactaatatactgctactatactatactactcttactataccactactacactactaatatactgctactatactatactactcttactataccactactatactactaatatactgctactatactatactactcttactataccactactatactactaatatactgctactatactatactactcttactataccactactatactactaatatactgctactatactatactactcttactataccactactatactactaatatactgctactatactatactactcttactataccactactatactactaatatactgctactatactatactactcttactataccactactacactactacagtttTACCTGACAACCCTCTTCAGCCTTCACTACAATACGCCTGGAGGTATTATTACTATACtcttactataccactactatactactaatatactgctactatactatactactcttactataccactactatactactaatatactgctactatactatactactcttactataccactactatactactaatatactgctactatactatactactcttactataccactactatactactaatatactgctactatactactactactataccactactatactactaatatactgctactatactatactactcttactataccactactatacgactaatatactgctactatactatactactcttACTATACcagtactacactactacagtttTACCTGACAACCCTCTTCAGCCTTCACTACAATACGCCTGAGGTATTATTGCTATACtattactataccactactatactactaatatactgctactatactatactactcttactataccactactatacgactaatatactgctactatactactactactataccactactatactactaatatactgctactatactatactactcttACTATACCAGTACTATACGACTaatatactgctactatactatactactactactataccactactatacgactaatatactgctactatactatactactcttACTATACcagtactacactactacagtttTACCTGACAACCCTCTTCAGCCTTCACTACAATACGCCTGGAGGTATTATTACTATACtcttactataccactactatactactactatactgctactatactatactactcttactataccactactacactactacagtttTACCTGACAACCCTCTTCAGCCTTCACTACAATACGCCTGGAGGTATTATTACTATACtcttactataccactactatactactaatatactgctactatactatactactcttactataccactactatactactactactcttactataccactactacactactacagtttTACCTGACAACCCTCTTCAGCCTTCACTACAATACGCCTGGAGGTATTATTGCTATACtattactataccactactatactactaatatactgctactatactactactcttactataccactactacactactaatatactgctactatactatactactcttactataccactactatactactaatatactgctactatactatactactcttactataccactactacactactaatatactgctactatactatactactactactataccactactatactactaatatactgctactatactatactactactataccactactatactactaatatactgctactatactatactactactactataccactactatactactaatatactgctactatactatactactactataccactactatactactaatatactgctactatactatactactcttactataccactactatacgactaatatactgctactatactatactactcttactataccactactacactactacagtttTACCTGACAACCCTCTTCAGCCTTCACTACAATACGCCTGGAGGTATTATTACTATACtcttactataccactactatacgactaatatactgctactatactactactactataccactactatactactaatatactgctactatactatactactcttactataccactactatacgactaatatactgctactatactactactactataccactactatactactaatatactgctactatactatactactcttactataccactactatactactaatatactgctactatactatactactcttactataccactactacactactacagtttTACCTGACAACCCTCTTCAGCCTTCACTACAATACGCCTGAGGTATTATTGCTATACtattactataccactactatactactaatatactgctactatactactcttactataccactactatactactaatatactgctactatactatactactactataccactactatactactaatatactgctactatactatactactcttactataccactactacactactaatatactgctactatactatactactcttactataccactactatacgactaatatactgctactatactactactactataccactactatactactaatatactgctactatactatactactcttactataccactactatactatactactcttactataccactactatactactatacgactaatatactgctactatactatactactcttactataccactactacactactaatatactgctactatactatactactcttactataccactactatactactaatatactgctactatactactacactactactcttactataccactactatactatactactcttactataccactactatactatactactcttactataccactactacagTTTTACCTGACAACCCTCTTCAGCCTTCACTACAATACGCCTGGAGGTATTATTGCTATACtattactataccactactatactactaatatactgctactatactactcttactataccactactatactactaatatactgctactatactatactactcttactataccactactacactactaatatactgctactatactatactactcttactataccactactatactactaatatactgctactatactatactactcttactataccactactatactactactactcttactataccactactacactactacagtttTACCTGACAACCCTCTTCAGCCTTCACTACAATACGCCTGGAGGTATTATTACTATACtcttactataccactactatactactaatatactgctactatactatactactcttactataccactactatactactaatatactgctactatactatactactcttactataccactactacactactaatatactgctactatactatactactcttactataccactactatactatactactcttactataccactactatactactaatatactgctactatactatactactattactataccactactacactactaatatactactactatactatactactcttactataccactactatactactacagttTTACCTGACAACCCTCTTCAGCCTTCACTACAATACGCCTGGAGGTATTATTACTATACtcttactataccactactacactactaatatactgctactatactatactactcttactataccactactatactactaatatactgctactattactataccactactatactactactatactatactactcttACTATACcagtactacactactacagtttTACCTGACAACCCTCTTCAGCCTTCACTACAATACGCCTGGAGGTATTATTACTATACtcttactataccactactatactactactatactgctactatactatactactcttactataccactactacactactacagtttTACCTGACAGCCCTCTTCAGCCTTCACTACAATACGCCTGGAGGTATTATTGCTATACTCtaactataccactactatactactaatatactgctactatactactaatatactgctactatactatactactcttactataccactactacactactaatatactgctactatactactactactataccactactacactactaatatactgctactatactactactactactatactactaatatactactcttactataccactactatactactatactactaatatactgctactatactatactactcttactataccactactatactactaatatactgctactatactatactactcttactataccactactatactactaatatactgctactatactactactactataccactactacactactaatatactgctactatactatactactactactataccactactacactactaatatactgctactatactactactactactactatactactaatatactgctactatactatactactcttactataccactactacactactaatatactgctactatactatactactcttactataccactactatactactaatatactgctactatactatactactcttactataccactactatactactaatatactgctactatactatactactcttactataccactactatactactaatatactgctactatactatactactactactgtactgctgctaaacttctatactactactactatactattagTGTACTATTGCTTTAgtactactaatatactactactactaaactactgtactactataacactactatactattactactaatatactactactactactactattacactCCTATACTACTGCGATGCTGCGACTAGAatagtactactactatactattacttCCACTACACTGCTGCTATACAGCTACGcctataatactactactaatatttctactactattactactactcctactacactactacagtttTACCTGACAACCCCCTGCAGCCTTCACCACAGCACGCCTGGGGGTAATACTACTataatgactgactgtctgactgactgactgactgactgactgattgagcTGACTACACAACGTTTCAGGCAGACAGATGGACATGTTCTTAGACTCTTTGATTCATTGATTGATGTCTGTTGATCTCTGTCCACCAGGTATGTGAATGAGAACTACACTAAATTCCAGATCGCCACCTGGGGTTCTCTCATCGTCCATGAGGCCATCTACTTCCTGTTTTGTCTACCTGGTTTCCTGTTTCAGTTCCTTCCCTTCATGCAGAAGTACAAGATCCAACAGGTAGATCCAAAAGGTAGGGGAGGGTGTTAGATCCAAAAGGTAGGGGAGGGTGTTAGATCCAAAAGGTAGGGGAGGGTGTTAGATCCAAAAGGTAGGGGAGGGTGTTAGATCCAAAAGGTAGGGGAGGGTGTTAGGTctaacagggagaggagggtgttaggtctaacagggagaggagggtgttaggtctaacagggagaggagggtgttaggtctaacagggagaggagggtgttaggtctaacagggagaggagggtgttaggtctaacagggagaggagggtgttaggtctaacagggagaggagggtgttaggtctaacagggacaggagGGTGTTAGATCCAAAAGGTAGGGGAGGGTGTTAGGTctaacagggagaggagggtgttaGATctaacagggagaggagggtgttaGGTCTAACAGGGAGAGGAGGTTGTTAGATCCAACAGGGTGTTAGATCCAAAAGGTAGGGGGGGTTAGGTctaacagggagaggagggtgttaggtctaacagggagaggagggtgttaggtctaacagggagaggagggtgttaggtctaacagggagaggagggtgttaGATctaacagggagaggagggtgttaGATCCAACAGGGTGTTAGATCCAAAAGGTAG
The nucleotide sequence above comes from Oncorhynchus keta strain PuntledgeMale-10-30-2019 unplaced genomic scaffold, Oket_V2 Un_contig_96_pilon_pilon, whole genome shotgun sequence. Encoded proteins:
- the LOC127927180 gene encoding uncharacterized protein LOC127927180, with translation MSWSRGFPCIFLYICPGPEVFPVYFCIYVLVQRFSLYISVYMSWSRGFPCIFLYICPGPEVCVCGYVRGCAVCVCVAMSVAVQCVCVCVWLCPWLCSVCVAMSMAVQCVCGYVHGCAVCVCVAMSMAVQCVCVAMSMAVQCVCVCVAMSMAVQCVCGYVHGCAVCVCGYVHGCAVCVCVAMSMAVQCVCVWLCPWLCSVCVWLCPWLCSVCVCVAMSVAVQCVCVAMSMSVQCVCVWLCPWLCSVCVWLCPWLCSVCVAMSMAVQCVCVAMSMAVQCVCVWLCPWLCSVCVAMSMAVQCVCVAMSMAVQCVCGYVHGCAVCVCVAMSVAVQCVCVCGYVHGCAVCVCVAMSMAVQCVCVCVAMSMAVQCVCAHC